From a single Methanofollis sp. W23 genomic region:
- a CDS encoding pyridoxal phosphate-dependent aminotransferase, translating to MAEERFAERVRGIEISGIRKMFEGAGEDSINLGLGQPDFPTPPLIREAAKRAIDQGMTGYTMNAGVPELRAAVSEKFRRENALSYSPDQVIVTAGASEALHIVMQALVDEGDRVLIADPGFVSYAALATLAGGRTEGLGLDASLHLDVEAAKEQMDGARLLVLNTPANPTGMVESEESVKALVEYAEDKGVTVVADEVYEHFTYGTPHVSAARFGEDVVTINATSKTYSMTGWRLGYMAAPEAVVDECIKVHQYCQACATSISQYAALAALTGDQSPVAAMREEYRARRDLLCTGLADLGFRFPAPEGAFYAFVPMGQNLFAKIIEKGVIIVPGSAFGTCAPDYARISYAASQDDLRRALARIAEAVLED from the coding sequence ATGGCTGAAGAGCGGTTTGCAGAGCGGGTCCGCGGGATCGAGATCTCGGGGATCAGGAAGATGTTTGAAGGGGCGGGCGAGGACTCGATCAATCTCGGTCTCGGCCAACCCGATTTCCCGACGCCGCCCCTGATCAGGGAAGCGGCAAAGCGGGCGATCGACCAGGGGATGACCGGCTACACGATGAACGCCGGGGTCCCTGAACTGCGCGCGGCGGTGAGCGAGAAGTTCAGGCGCGAGAACGCCCTCTCGTACTCGCCCGACCAGGTGATCGTCACGGCGGGTGCGAGCGAGGCTCTCCATATCGTGATGCAGGCCCTGGTGGACGAAGGCGACCGGGTGCTCATCGCCGACCCTGGTTTTGTCTCGTACGCGGCGCTTGCCACGCTTGCCGGCGGCCGGACCGAGGGGCTCGGCCTCGACGCCTCTCTTCACCTCGATGTGGAAGCGGCCAAGGAACAGATGGACGGCGCCCGTCTGCTCGTCCTGAACACACCTGCGAACCCGACCGGGATGGTGGAGAGCGAGGAGTCGGTGAAGGCTCTGGTCGAGTATGCCGAGGACAAAGGCGTCACCGTCGTCGCAGACGAGGTCTACGAGCACTTCACCTACGGCACACCGCACGTGAGTGCGGCGCGGTTTGGCGAGGACGTCGTGACCATCAACGCCACCTCCAAGACCTATTCGATGACCGGGTGGCGTCTGGGCTATATGGCCGCGCCCGAGGCGGTGGTGGATGAGTGCATCAAGGTCCACCAGTATTGCCAGGCGTGCGCCACATCCATCTCGCAGTATGCGGCATTGGCGGCGCTCACCGGGGACCAGTCGCCGGTGGCGGCGATGCGCGAGGAATACCGGGCACGCCGCGACCTTCTCTGTACCGGGCTTGCCGACCTTGGGTTCAGGTTCCCGGCGCCCGAGGGAGCGTTCTATGCGTTTGTCCCGATGGGCCAGAACCTCTTTGCAAAGATCATCGAGAAAGGGGTAATCATCGTCCCGGGTTCGGCCTTCGGTACCTGCGCGCCCGACTACGCCAGGATCAGTTATGCGGCGTCGCAGGACGATCTGCGGCGGGCGCTGGCCAGGATCGCCGAGGCGGTCCTTGAAGATTAA
- the hxlB gene encoding 6-phospho-3-hexuloisomerase: MENHVVQDMMGLMASKIASIADTIADAEVESFLQELLCAKRIYVLGAGRSGLVAKAFAMRLMHLGLHSYVVGETVTPAMGEGDVLVVFSGSGKTKTVAELAETAKDIGGRVCLITSNSDSRIGKIADCTVEIESHRDEVKDESAEFEVRQMMGQHKSFAPLGTIFETTSMIFADAIVSRLMEITETNVEDLKCRHANIE; the protein is encoded by the coding sequence ATGGAGAATCACGTTGTTCAGGATATGATGGGTCTGATGGCCTCAAAGATTGCCTCGATCGCTGACACGATCGCAGACGCCGAAGTCGAGTCTTTCCTCCAGGAACTCCTCTGTGCAAAGAGGATCTATGTGCTTGGGGCGGGACGCTCAGGACTCGTGGCAAAGGCCTTTGCCATGCGGCTGATGCACCTCGGACTGCACTCGTACGTCGTCGGCGAGACTGTCACCCCTGCCATGGGGGAGGGCGATGTCCTGGTCGTCTTCTCAGGCTCAGGCAAGACCAAGACCGTCGCCGAACTTGCCGAGACGGCCAAAGATATCGGCGGCCGTGTCTGCTTGATCACGTCCAACTCGGACTCGCGGATCGGCAAGATCGCCGACTGCACCGTCGAGATCGAGAGCCACCGCGACGAGGTGAAGGACGAGTCGGCCGAGTTCGAGGTCAGGCAGATGATGGGGCAGCACAAGTCTTTCGCGCCCCTTGGCACGATCTTTGAGACGACCTCGATGATCTTTGCAGACGCGATCGTCTCGCGCCTGATGGAGATCACCGAGACCAATGTCGAAGACCTCAAGTGCAGGCACGCCAATATCGAGTGA
- a CDS encoding M42 family metallopeptidase yields the protein MKELLKKLSNAHGISGSEGSVAEVIKAEVAPFVDEIREDSMGNLIAVKKGDDFSVLLAAHMDEIGAMVKYVDEKGFVRFVTIGGWYDPTLYAQRVVLHGTKGPVYGVVGGKPPHVMKEEDRKRPPKVDDMFIDIGATSAEDAAALGIEVGTPVSIDREFRPLANTRVTGKAFDNRAGCAMLIETLKKVESPHTIYGVFTVQEEVGLKGAKTVAYSLNPDCAIATDTTIPGDHPGIEKKDASLEMGAGPVITIVDSNGRGLIANRTVVAWLRQAAEAKEVPYQLEVGKGGTTDATTIHLERGGIPATTLSIPTRYIHSPVEVLDLADIENGAALLVEALKSKPDF from the coding sequence ATGAAAGAACTCTTGAAAAAACTCTCCAATGCCCACGGGATCTCGGGGAGCGAGGGGAGCGTCGCCGAGGTCATCAAGGCCGAGGTCGCGCCCTTTGTCGACGAGATCAGGGAAGACTCGATGGGCAACCTCATCGCCGTCAAGAAGGGCGACGATTTCTCGGTCCTGCTTGCGGCGCACATGGACGAGATCGGGGCGATGGTCAAGTATGTCGATGAGAAGGGCTTTGTCAGGTTCGTCACCATCGGCGGATGGTACGACCCCACGCTGTATGCCCAGCGTGTCGTGCTCCACGGGACGAAGGGCCCGGTCTATGGCGTGGTCGGCGGCAAGCCGCCCCATGTGATGAAGGAGGAGGACCGCAAGCGTCCGCCCAAGGTGGACGACATGTTCATCGACATCGGGGCGACCTCGGCTGAGGATGCCGCGGCGCTCGGGATCGAGGTCGGCACCCCGGTCAGCATCGATAGGGAGTTCCGGCCCCTCGCAAACACGCGCGTGACCGGCAAGGCCTTCGACAACCGTGCCGGGTGTGCGATGCTCATCGAGACACTCAAGAAGGTCGAGTCGCCGCACACGATCTATGGGGTCTTCACCGTGCAGGAGGAGGTCGGGTTGAAGGGGGCAAAGACCGTCGCCTACTCGCTCAACCCCGACTGCGCCATCGCCACCGACACCACGATCCCTGGCGATCACCCGGGGATCGAGAAGAAGGACGCTTCCCTGGAGATGGGAGCCGGTCCGGTGATCACCATCGTCGACAGCAATGGTCGCGGGCTCATCGCGAACCGCACGGTCGTCGCATGGCTGCGCCAGGCGGCCGAGGCAAAGGAGGTGCCCTACCAGCTTGAGGTCGGGAAGGGCGGGACCACCGACGCCACCACCATCCACCTGGAGCGGGGCGGTATCCCGGCGACGACGCTGAGCATCCCGACGAGGT